In Aythya fuligula isolate bAytFul2 chromosome 6, bAytFul2.pri, whole genome shotgun sequence, the following are encoded in one genomic region:
- the LNPK gene encoding LOW QUALITY PROTEIN: endoplasmic reticulum junction formation protein lunapark (The sequence of the model RefSeq protein was modified relative to this genomic sequence to represent the inferred CDS: deleted 1 base in 1 codon), which produces MGGLISRWRQAKPSTVEVLEKIDKEIQTLEEFREKNQRLQKLCVGRLLFYSSVLYLITFFIVYFCCLPDEWTARFIMTLPFFAFPLIIWFIRTLLIFFFSKRTERNNDALEDLKSQKKKILEEVMEKETYKTAKLILERFDPESNAKEAELPSAGTSATPRPGQEIRQRTTAQRNASTPTPATPKQGSPKSLAPVTASPNLQRDASALSGPLERTAVPSLQSNIPPRHPGSPATSVPGMGLHPPGPPLARPILPRERGVVDRVIEYLVGDGPQNRYALICQQCFSHNGMALKEEFEYIAFRCAYCFFLNPARKTRPQAPRLPDFSFEKKQPTELQSETEHPESRERKLQENQQTEESEEPSQSIETNETDDKALSAEQLDDGLAEEVEKEVPENVSTTEDSVSDSAISTEQSEESLVKAE; this is translated from the exons ATGGGTGGATTAATTTCAAGATGGAGG CAGGCGAAGCCTTCTACTGTAGAAGTATTAGAAAAAATTGATAAG GAAATACAAACATTAGAAGAATTCcgagaaaaaaatcagaggctACAGAAATTATGTGTTGGAAGGCTACTCTTCTACTCTTCGGTTCTTTATCTTATCACCTTTTTCattgtatatttttgttgtcttcctGATGAATGGACAGCAAGGTTTATTATGACACTTCCG ttttttgcatttccattGAT aatCTGGTTTATAAGAAcactgctcatttttttcttctccaaaaggacagaaaggaatA ATGATGCGCTGGAAGATTTaaaatctcagaagaaaaaaata CTTGAGGAAGTGATGGAGAAGGAAACGTACAAGACTGCTAAATTAATTCTTGAAAGGTTTGATCCAGAATCAAATGCAAAG GAAGCTGAACTGCCATCTGCTGGAACATCTGCAACCCCAAGACCTGGACAAG AAATTCGTCAGAGGACCACAGCTCAAAGAAATGCTTCTACACCCACGCCTGCAACTCCTAAACAAGGCTCTCCAAAATCACTTGCTCCAGTAACAGCATCTCCTAATCTGCAGAGGGATGCATCCGCTCTGAGTGGGCCACTGGAAAGAACTGCTGTGCCATCCTTGCAGTCAAACATTCCACCAAGGCACCCTGGATCCCCTGCTACTTCAGTGCCTGGAATGG GTCTTCATCCTCCAGGTCCTCCTCTAGCAAGGCCTATTCTTCCTCGAGAAAGAGGTGTTGTGGACAGAGTTATTGAATATTTGGTTGGTGATGGTCCTCAGAACAG GTACGCCCTAATATGTCAGCAGTGTTTTTCTCACAATGGTATGGCTTTGAAGGAGGAGTTTGAATACATAG CATTTAGGTGTGCCTACTGCTTCTTCCTGAATCCTGCAAGAAAAACGAGACCTCAGGCTCCAAGACTACcagatttcagttttgaaaaaaaacaacctacagAATTGCAATCAGAAACTGAGCACCCAGAgtcaagagagagaaaactgcaGGAGAATCAGCAGACAGAAG AATCTGAAGAACCATCCCAGAGCATTGAGACAAATGAGACAGATGATAAAGCACTAAGTGCTGAGCAGCTGGATGATGGGCTAGCTGAAGAAGTTGAAAAAGAAGTACCAGAAAATGTTTCAACAACTGAAGACTCTGTTTCAGATTCTGCTATTTCAACCGAACAAAGTGAAGAATCTTTAGTGAAAGCTGAATAA